The genomic window AATATGGATAAAAGTCGGGTCACTTATTGGTGGCGTGGCCATTAATGACCAGAGGAGAATGAGTCAAGAAATTCACCCCGGCAACCACACACACCTCTTTTCAAGACGAATTGTGCAGGAACGTTCTGCCATTTTTCATAGGGCACCCTACGTCCTGCTCGCCATTTCTCTTAATAATCGAATTCGCAGTCCGATCGGGGGATGCGTATCGAACCATCCCGATTTCTCGCTCAATTTTGGATCAATCCCCTTCTTCACATCGGATGCTGCCCGGAGCGGATTGACAATAAAAAGGTGCTGGGTTCCACGATTGGCGAGTTGCAACTCATCCGGATCGGTCGCAATCTTTTCGAGCGCATTGGCCAGA from Deltaproteobacteria bacterium includes these protein-coding regions:
- a CDS encoding zinc metalloprotease HtpX; the encoded protein is LANALEKIATDPDELQLANRGTQHLFIVNPLRAASDVKKGIDPKLSEKSGWFDTHPPIGLRIRLLREMASRT